AGTAGGCCTGGTCCCCGGGGCGGATGAGGCGGTCGGAGAGAACGTGGGGATGGGGGTTGCAGCGCTCTCCGGCGATGGCGTTGATCGCCTCGACCTGCTCGGACCCCATCTCGAAGAGTCGTTTGGTGGCGAGGGCCACGATGTCGTTCTCCCGGACACCGGGCTTCAGCGCCTCGTAGATGTCGTGGTAGACGCCGTCGACCATCGCTGCCGCCTGGGACAGCAGAAGGATCTCGTCGCGGTTCTTGATCTCGCGGGCGTCGAGCATGACCTGCTGCCCGTCACGGACATCGACCCCGGCGCCCTCGAGTGCGCGGAGGAAGGGAATCTCTGTAACGTCAAGACCGAGCGGCATGTCGGCGACGCCCTCGTCCCGGAGGATGGCCGCGATCTCCTCCGCTGCAGCCTGTGGGAGGTCACTGGTCGGCGCGATGGCGCCCTGCAGGCCGGTGTTGCCAGCACGAGACTGCTCGCCGGCCAGCCAGGGCGAGTGGAGCCGGTGGTTCTTGGCAGCGGAGCCGAAGTCCCAGATCCACGGCTCACCCGTCCGGGTCAGCAGCGCCCATCGCTCGGTCTTGTTGTAGCCCCAGGTCCCGATGTGCGTCGACGTGAGGTAGCGGATGTTGGAGCTCTCGAAGACGAGCAACGCGCCGAGGTCGCTCTGTTCGAGTGCAGCACGGGTCCGCTCCAGCCGGTAGGCGCGGAGACGCCGGAAGTCAACGCGCTCTTCCCAGTCCACACCCTGGATGCCCGGGGCGGGCACGTTGCTCTGTGCGAACTCTGGCCGCATTCCCGTCACGGTGATCATCCTCCAAAGGGCCCTCGATTTGCAGAGCATTCTGCAATCGATTGCTTGGCACCGTAACGGCATCGGAGGGAGCCGTCAAGAGGTCAGTCGGGACGACGAGCACTCCCCGACCAGTCCATGGTCGACGCCCGAGGGACCAGCACCGGGGGCAGGGTCAGCTTCGGCGTTGCGCCGCCGCCCGCCTCGATGAGCATGGTCGCCGCGTCGGCTGCAAGTCGGCCGAGCTCGTAGCCCGGCAGCCGGATGGTGGTCAGTGGCGGGGCGGTGTACCGCGTCATCTGGGTGTCGTTGTAGCCCATCACGGCAACGTCTTCGGGACATGACAGACCCCGCTCCTTCAGCACGTCCAGCGCCCCGAAGGCCATGAGGTCGTTGTGGGCGAAGACGGCCGTCGGTGGCTCGTGCAGCGAGTCCAAGAGGCGACTCATCAGTCGCTGACCCTCCTGCAACGTGGGAAACGCCGCACGCTCCGGCGGTTCCAAGGACACGATGCTTCGCAACTCGAGGTAGCTGCGAAAGCCAGCCGTCCGCTCCTGGAACGAGGAGACGTTGACGGGACCGCAGAGCTGCGCGATGCGGCGGTGACCTGCGGAGACGAGGTGCTCAGCCGCCAGCCGCCCGCCCCGTTCGTCGTCGTGAACGATCGCGGAGAGACCTGAGTCGGGAAGATGTCGGACCGCCAGCACCAGTGGCACCTGACGAGCGATCCGGCGCAGCAGCTGCTCGTCCCCGTGCCTGGCAGCCGTGGTGATCACGGCGTCCACGCGGCGGCCGAGGACGGCGTGCATCACCTGCTCCATGCGTTCGGAGTCGTCCTGGGTCTCTGCCACGAGCGGCATCACCCCGCGCCCGCCGAGGCCGTTCTCGATGCCCCGAAGGACAGGAGCGATGAACGGGTTGCCGAGATCGGCGACCACGATCGCGAAGGTGTTGGTCCGCCCGCGCCGCAGTCCGCTGGCGATCGCATCGCCCTGATAGCCGAGTTCCACGGCGGCCGCCCGGACGCGCGCCCTGGTTGAATCACCGACCAGCTGCGACTTCTGGGGGTCGAGCGCCCGCGAAACCGTGGAGACGTGGACGCCAGCCTGACGAGCGACGTCCTTCAGCGTGACCTTCGCCATGCACTCCTCGCGCGAATCGTTTGGGGGGCGGCAACCCGATCGTAGTTCGCACTGTCACGGCCTCAGGTGAAGCTCTCATCAGCGCACCCACCGGAGAAAATCCCTTGACACCGTCTGAGCCACCACCCTATGCTGCCGTAGCGCAATCGATTGCAAAGCCAGGAGCCGACCCGGGCGCAGTCGATCAGTGCACGAAGGGAGCACAAGCGTGGACGCACCAGCCCAGCCGATCATCGAGGCCCACGACATCGTGAAGCGCTTCGGCGGCGTGGTGGCCGTCGACACCGTCAGCATCGCCGTCGCACCCGGCGAGGTGCATGGGCTGTGCGGTGAGAACGGTGCGGGCAAGTCGACCCTCATGAAGGTGCTCGCAGGTATTCACACGCCGACTGAAGGGCGCGTGCTCGTCGGCGGCGAGCAGATGGACAACACCACCCGGGCGGCGCTCGAGGCAGGGGTCTCCCTCGTGCACCAGGAGCTGAGCCTGGTCCCCGAGATGACGGTCGCC
The sequence above is a segment of the Euzebya tangerina genome. Coding sequences within it:
- a CDS encoding M24 family metallopeptidase is translated as MRPEFAQSNVPAPGIQGVDWEERVDFRRLRAYRLERTRAALEQSDLGALLVFESSNIRYLTSTHIGTWGYNKTERWALLTRTGEPWIWDFGSAAKNHRLHSPWLAGEQSRAGNTGLQGAIAPTSDLPQAAAEEIAAILRDEGVADMPLGLDVTEIPFLRALEGAGVDVRDGQQVMLDAREIKNRDEILLLSQAAAMVDGVYHDIYEALKPGVRENDIVALATKRLFEMGSEQVEAINAIAGERCNPHPHVLSDRLIRPGDQAYFDIIHAFNGYRTCYYRTFAVGRATQAHRDAYAKARELIDAAIDAVKPGVSTDQIARLWPQADEFGFSSEYEAFGLQFGHGLGLGLHERPVISRLNSLENPVEIKEGMVFALETYWPATDGHSAARIEEEIVVTADGAELLTLFPAEDLVVTNEY
- a CDS encoding LacI family DNA-binding transcriptional regulator — encoded protein: MAKVTLKDVARQAGVHVSTVSRALDPQKSQLVGDSTRARVRAAAVELGYQGDAIASGLRRGRTNTFAIVVADLGNPFIAPVLRGIENGLGGRGVMPLVAETQDDSERMEQVMHAVLGRRVDAVITTAARHGDEQLLRRIARQVPLVLAVRHLPDSGLSAIVHDDERGGRLAAEHLVSAGHRRIAQLCGPVNVSSFQERTAGFRSYLELRSIVSLEPPERAAFPTLQEGQRLMSRLLDSLHEPPTAVFAHNDLMAFGALDVLKERGLSCPEDVAVMGYNDTQMTRYTAPPLTTIRLPGYELGRLAADAATMLIEAGGGATPKLTLPPVLVPRASTMDWSGSARRPD